The Caloenas nicobarica isolate bCalNic1 chromosome Z, bCalNic1.hap1, whole genome shotgun sequence genome has a segment encoding these proteins:
- the YIPF1 gene encoding protein YIPF1 isoform X1, producing MAAADDLKFQEFDDAANLLAANPGATTISIDEPVQIPKNQRSRLQEPGREEDDELLGTDDSDKTELLAGQKKSAPFWTFDYYQTFFDVDTYQVLDRIKGSVFPVPGKNFVRLYIRSNPDLYGPFWICATLVFTIAVSGNLSNFFIHLGKPTYHYVPEFRKVSIAATTIYAYAWLVPLALWGFLMWRNSKVMNIVSYSFLEIVCVYGYSLFVYIPTAMLWIIPERVVRWVLMMFSLCLSGSVLVMTFWPAVRDDNRRIALATVGTIVLLHALLSVGCLAYFFDAPEVDFPAPIIPAHNGTTVITKSVNKITMPVSPSVQ from the exons ATGGCGGCTGCGGATGACCTCAAATTTCAAG AATTTGACGATGCAGCTAATTTGCTTGCAGCAAATCCTGGCGCTACCACAATAAGCATCGACGAGCCAGTTCAAATCCCGAAGAACCAGCGCAGCCGTCTGCAAGAGCCAGGGAGAGAAGAAGATGATGAGTTACTGGGGACGGATGACTCCGATAAAACGGAG CTGCTTGCAGGACAGAAGAAAAGTGCCCCTTTCTGGACATTTGACTACTACCAGACATTCTTTGATGTGGACACATACCAG GTCCTGGACAGAATCAAAGGTTCAGTTTTCCCAGTACCAGGGAAGAACTTTGTGAGGCTGTATATCCGCAGCAATCCCGACCTTTACG gtccCTTTTGGATATGTGCCACACTCGTCTTTACCATTGCAGTTAGTGGCAATCTCTCTAATTTCTTCATCCATCTGGGCAAACCAACATACCACTATGTGCCAGAGTTCAGGAAAG TGTCCATAGCAGCAACGACGATTTATGCATACGCTTGGCTCGTTCCCCTTGCTCTCTGGGGATTCCTGATGTGGAGGAACAGTAAAGTTATGAACATTGTGTCCTACTCGTTCTTGGAGATAGTGTGTGTATATGGCTACTCCCTCTTTGTCTACATACCCACAGCA ATGTTGTGGATCATTCCAGAAAGGGTGGTGCGCTGGGTCCTGATGATGTTCTCCCTGtgcctttcgggctctgttttGGTGATGACCTTTTGGCCCGCTGTCCGAGATGACAACCGGAGGATCGCGCTGGCGACTGTGGGGACCATCGTTCTGCTCCATGCCCTGCTATCTGTCGGTTGTTTG GCGTACTTTTTTGATGCCCCTGAAGTGGATTTTCCTGCACCTATTATCCCTGCTCACAATGGAACAACAGTAATAACAAAGTCAGTAAATAAG ATTACAATGCctgtttctccatctgtacagtAA
- the YIPF1 gene encoding protein YIPF1 isoform X2 encodes MAAADDLKFQANPGATTISIDEPVQIPKNQRSRLQEPGREEDDELLGTDDSDKTELLAGQKKSAPFWTFDYYQTFFDVDTYQVLDRIKGSVFPVPGKNFVRLYIRSNPDLYGPFWICATLVFTIAVSGNLSNFFIHLGKPTYHYVPEFRKVSIAATTIYAYAWLVPLALWGFLMWRNSKVMNIVSYSFLEIVCVYGYSLFVYIPTAMLWIIPERVVRWVLMMFSLCLSGSVLVMTFWPAVRDDNRRIALATVGTIVLLHALLSVGCLAYFFDAPEVDFPAPIIPAHNGTTVITKSVNKITMPVSPSVQ; translated from the exons ATGGCGGCTGCGGATGACCTCAAATTTCAAG CAAATCCTGGCGCTACCACAATAAGCATCGACGAGCCAGTTCAAATCCCGAAGAACCAGCGCAGCCGTCTGCAAGAGCCAGGGAGAGAAGAAGATGATGAGTTACTGGGGACGGATGACTCCGATAAAACGGAG CTGCTTGCAGGACAGAAGAAAAGTGCCCCTTTCTGGACATTTGACTACTACCAGACATTCTTTGATGTGGACACATACCAG GTCCTGGACAGAATCAAAGGTTCAGTTTTCCCAGTACCAGGGAAGAACTTTGTGAGGCTGTATATCCGCAGCAATCCCGACCTTTACG gtccCTTTTGGATATGTGCCACACTCGTCTTTACCATTGCAGTTAGTGGCAATCTCTCTAATTTCTTCATCCATCTGGGCAAACCAACATACCACTATGTGCCAGAGTTCAGGAAAG TGTCCATAGCAGCAACGACGATTTATGCATACGCTTGGCTCGTTCCCCTTGCTCTCTGGGGATTCCTGATGTGGAGGAACAGTAAAGTTATGAACATTGTGTCCTACTCGTTCTTGGAGATAGTGTGTGTATATGGCTACTCCCTCTTTGTCTACATACCCACAGCA ATGTTGTGGATCATTCCAGAAAGGGTGGTGCGCTGGGTCCTGATGATGTTCTCCCTGtgcctttcgggctctgttttGGTGATGACCTTTTGGCCCGCTGTCCGAGATGACAACCGGAGGATCGCGCTGGCGACTGTGGGGACCATCGTTCTGCTCCATGCCCTGCTATCTGTCGGTTGTTTG GCGTACTTTTTTGATGCCCCTGAAGTGGATTTTCCTGCACCTATTATCCCTGCTCACAATGGAACAACAGTAATAACAAAGTCAGTAAATAAG ATTACAATGCctgtttctccatctgtacagtAA